DNA from Rubripirellula lacrimiformis:
GCCGATCCAGTCGCCATCGCCGCCCATGGTCAAGGATGCGTCTTGGCCCCGCGCCGAACTGGATCACTTTGTTCTGGCAAAGCTAGACGACAACGCTCTGGTGCCCAGTCCCGACGCGGACCGCGCCGCGATCTTGCGACGCCTGTATTTGGATCTGATTGGCTTGCCGCCTTCCCCGCAACAGACGGCCGAGTTTCTAGCCGACGATTCGGCGATGGCAACCGAGAACCTAGTGGACCGGTTGTTGCAGTCGCCCCGATTTGGCGAACGCTGGGGACGGCATTGGTTGGATCTGGTGCGGTATGCCGAATCCCGCGGGCACGAATTCGATAACGATTCGACCAATGCCTATCAGTATCGCGATTACATCATTCGGGCTTTCAACGCAGATGTTCCCTACGACCAGTTGATTCGCGAGCACATTGCCGGAGACCTCGTGTCGCCGCCTCGACTGAATCCCGAACAGGGGTTCAACGAGTCGATTCTGGGAACCGGTTTTTGGTTCCTGGGGGAATGGGTCCATTCGCCGGTGGACATCCTGAAAGACGAATCTGATCGTTTTGACAATATGGTCGATGTGATGTCGAAGGCCTTCTTGGGCGTCACGGTATCCTGTGCCCGATGTCACGATCATAAATTTGATGCGATTTCGACGGCGGATTATTACTCGCTGACCGGATTCTTGCAGAGCAGCGACTTTCGTCAGGTGCGTTTCGAGTCGATGGAATCGAATCGTCGTGTCGCGTCACAGTTGTCGAAGGTCGATGCATCCTATCGCGACCAGGTATCGCAGTGGTTGCTTGATCACGGTCACGCCCAATCGCAAGCGACACCTTTGCCCGAGGAAATTTCCAGCCGATTGGTGGTGGACTATCAAAACCTAGCGGACGATCAATTTCTGCAGGACGGATTTATCTTCGGCGATGCTCCGCGTCGATTCGGTGACGCGTGGCTGGATGAATCGGGGGATCAGCCGGTGATTCGTTTGGCGGCCCAGGGGCAGGCCGGGAATGATGCGATTTGGGATGGTTTGGAAACGTTGTCTGAAAAGGGACAAGAGAATCGTGGCAAACTGCACCGGCTTCCTCGCGCCGGTCGAACACTGCGGACGCCAACGTTCGCGTTGAATGCGGGGCGTGTGCTTTGTCGTGTGCAGGGGGAAGGGCATGTTGTCGCCTGCGTTGACTCGCATCGATTGATTGCCGGACCGCTGCATGGTCAAACCGTCCAGTCGATCACTTCGAAATCGCCTTGGGTGGAACTGGATCTGTCTCGCTACATAGGGCACCGGTTGCACCTTGAATTTACGCCCGCACAAAATTCCCGCTTGCAAGTCGCTTGGGTCATGCAAGGTGATCAAACGCAGGTTGCTGCTGCCAAGGCAGCGCTGGGGGATTCCGTGGCGGATCAACCGGATCCGTCGTTGGTCGATTTGGCTAAATCGTCCGACCCATGGCAGTCGCTTGCCGCAGAATGGGCACAGAAACGCGCCGACTTGAAGGGCCAAATCGTGAAGCGATCGCACGCTGCGATGGCGATGATGAACGGGACTGGCGAAGACGCCCATGTTTTGATCCGCGGGAATTCTTCCAGTCCAGGCGATCTTGAACCAAGACACTTCTTGACCGCCATCGCTGGCGATGCACCCATGCCGATCGAATCCGGTAGCGGGCGATTGGAATTGGCGGAACAGATCAATGATCCCGCCAATCCATTGACCAGCCGAGTCATCGTCAATCGAATTTGGCACCATTTGATTGGGCGTGGCATCGTTCCGACGACCGACGATTTTGGTGTGCTTGGCCAACGACCGACGCACCCAGAATTGTTGGATCATCTTGCAACGCGGTTCACCACCGGCGGACAGAGTATCAAGCAGATGATCCGGTACATCGTGCTTTCGCGGACCTACCAGATGTCCAGCAAGCCGGACGCCCAAGCCGTTGCCGCCGATCCTAAGAATTTGCTGTGGCATCACCGATCGCCCAAGCGACTCGAAGGGGAAGCGATTCGAGATTCGTTGTTGACGTTGTCGGGGGAAATCGACCTGACCTCGTTCGGCGAATCGGTCCCTATCCACCTGACATCGTTCATGGATGGTCGTGGACGTCCCAAACGCAACGGGCCATTGGATGGCAACGGAAGGCGATCGATCTATATCGCAGTGCGTCGGAATTTTCTGTCGCCGTTCATGTTGACTTTCGACACGCCGGTTCCATTCAGTTCGATGGGGCGGCGAAATGTATCCAATGTGCCGGCGCAATCGCTGATCTTGATGAACGACCCGTTTGTCGTTCAACAGGCCAGTGGTTGGGCTCAGCGTGCACAGCAGAATGCAGACACGCTCCCGCAGCGAGTTCGGTGGTTGTATCTGTCCGCGTTCGCGCGCCAACCAACGCAGCCCGAGCTTGCTGCAGCGATTGCCTATCTGGATTCGCCACAGGACCAACCGGACATCGGGCGCTGGGCCGATCTGGCTCATGCGCTGATCAATACGAAGGAGTTTATCTTTCTACGATGAATATGAAACCATCT
Protein-coding regions in this window:
- a CDS encoding PSD1 and planctomycete cytochrome C domain-containing protein, which produces MFRSTLVLSAIVTVVLQACVSGLPTARGDSPLSVEQLDFFEKQVRPLLAQHCYSCHSAGSKKLQAGLRVDYRSGLIDGGDSGQAIVPGDPAASLFMEALHYESYEMPPKGKLADDEIAVFEQWIRNGAPWPEEDVPEASGDDRAKFNLEGRKQEHWVWQPIQSPSPPMVKDASWPRAELDHFVLAKLDDNALVPSPDADRAAILRRLYLDLIGLPPSPQQTAEFLADDSAMATENLVDRLLQSPRFGERWGRHWLDLVRYAESRGHEFDNDSTNAYQYRDYIIRAFNADVPYDQLIREHIAGDLVSPPRLNPEQGFNESILGTGFWFLGEWVHSPVDILKDESDRFDNMVDVMSKAFLGVTVSCARCHDHKFDAISTADYYSLTGFLQSSDFRQVRFESMESNRRVASQLSKVDASYRDQVSQWLLDHGHAQSQATPLPEEISSRLVVDYQNLADDQFLQDGFIFGDAPRRFGDAWLDESGDQPVIRLAAQGQAGNDAIWDGLETLSEKGQENRGKLHRLPRAGRTLRTPTFALNAGRVLCRVQGEGHVVACVDSHRLIAGPLHGQTVQSITSKSPWVELDLSRYIGHRLHLEFTPAQNSRLQVAWVMQGDQTQVAAAKAALGDSVADQPDPSLVDLAKSSDPWQSLAAEWAQKRADLKGQIVKRSHAAMAMMNGTGEDAHVLIRGNSSSPGDLEPRHFLTAIAGDAPMPIESGSGRLELAEQINDPANPLTSRVIVNRIWHHLIGRGIVPTTDDFGVLGQRPTHPELLDHLATRFTTGGQSIKQMIRYIVLSRTYQMSSKPDAQAVAADPKNLLWHHRSPKRLEGEAIRDSLLTLSGEIDLTSFGESVPIHLTSFMDGRGRPKRNGPLDGNGRRSIYIAVRRNFLSPFMLTFDTPVPFSSMGRRNVSNVPAQSLILMNDPFVVQQASGWAQRAQQNADTLPQRVRWLYLSAFARQPTQPELAAAIAYLDSPQDQPDIGRWADLAHALINTKEFIFLR